Proteins encoded together in one Porites lutea chromosome 2, jaPorLute2.1, whole genome shotgun sequence window:
- the LOC140927290 gene encoding uncharacterized protein: MVWSSDTSRLDIRELASDHEEADTRIVLHARDAAARGYKQVNIVCRDTDVLVLLLAHREQLCQEIWMFAGTSRQKRYIPVHRIPLSEEKRKSLLAFHAITGCDTTSQFYGVGKASARKVFEDAPDLLERLGEESQISADVLAKAEAFVCKLYNPGTQEVEINKERAAAFRKSKKDLDALPRAPTQDALILHIKRANYQNIVWNKALEPCPSLPKPEDSGWYYSEGLLKPKLMTREEVSAACFQLAYCGCSREGVCCVNRRCTCVQLSLCC; encoded by the coding sequence ATGGTGTGGTCATCTGACACATCACGACTAGATATAAGAGAGCTCGCATCAGATCATGAGGAGGCAGATACTAGAATAGTACTGCACGCCCGAGACGCAGCAGCAAGAGGGTACAAGCAAGTCAACATTGTGTGTCGTGATACGGACGTTCTTGTCCTCCTTTTGGCACACCGAGAGCAGCTTTGTCAAGAGATATGGATGTTTGCCGGTACATCAAGACAAAAGCGTTACATACCAGTTCACAGAATCCCGCTCTCCGAGGAGAAGAGGAAGTCGCTTCTGGCATTTCATGCCATTACTGGCTGTGATACGACAAGCCAGTTCTATGGTGTGGGCAAGGCATCGGCACGGAAAGTCTTCGAAGATGCACCTGACCTCTTGGAACGCCTTGGAGAAGAAAGCCAAATCAGTGCTGACGTTCTTGCCAAAGCTGAAGCCTTTGTGTGCAAACTCTACAATCCGGGAACACAAGAGGTGGAAATCAACAAAGAAAGAGCAGCAGCGTTTCGCAAATCCAAGAAAGATCTCGACGCCCTACCTCGAGCTCCGACTCAAGATGCACTGATTCTCCACATAAAGCGGGCAAACTATCAGAACATCGTATGGAATAAAGCGCTGGAACCATGTCCTTCTCTCCCAAAGCCTGAAGACAGCGGATGGTACTACAGTGAAGGCCTTCTGAAGCCAAAGTTAATGACGCGAGAAGAAGTGTCAGCGGCGTGTTTCCAGTTAGCATACTGTGGGTGCTCTCGAGAAGGCGTATGCTGTGTAAACCGACGCTGCACTTGCGTTCAACTATCTCTTTGCTGTTAA